TTCCTGTCCTTTAATAGACAACAGTCATTTAAGCCTTTGAAAAAACCATTTGCCACACCATCAGAAATCACTAATTTTTTAGATGTCTTCTAGTGTTAGCATTTGTATTAAAACAGATCATAACAATGtagtgttattgttttgttattttggttCAGTTTTAGGCCAGTGTTTGTGAGTCAACTACCAGTAAAGTGTAAAATTTGGGGAAATACAAAATTTATGGCACAGAGTGAGTGAGTGCTCTCATGTTAATCTGTTAAATGTAAGTCAACAGCTGACATCCTGTAGCTTAACAGTGGTTTGAAAGCCACTGTGGCTCTGTAACAACCTGGTATCAAAACCCGCTTTTCATGCAGTACCTGATTTCTGCCACTGTGGGGCAAACACTGGACACAAACACCTTTTAGGAGTACACgtttgactctttttttttagctttgctATTAATCTCTACAAACTCTGGCTCTTTAGGTTCTATATTTAGCAACTCTGTTTTCAGACCTCTGTCTGCTTGGTGATGCTGAGCAGGTTGTGgctttttaacatattttaactGAGAACAGCTGCCTTTGGTGGGAAATGGCACTGAGGAGGGTTGAGAATGGTAAAAATTGTGACATGAAAGTTTAATACCTGCAGAATATAATGGCACTGATACCCCAGGAGAGTTTCAAATCCACTGAAACGTATAAGTTTGAATCAGAAAAACTGGTCCTTTCACTTCACTCTTGACCACACTCATGCACTGATAGTTGCTGCCTACAGTTCTTGCCTCATGCGCTCATGCAGCCAAAACCACAGGACGAATATATGTAATTGAGGGCTCAGCTAATGTTATTTCATTTGGTTGAGGTTTTTAACTAGTACACAGTGTGATGAAACACTGAATAGCACATGATGCAGATTTGAAACAGATGAAGAAAATCGATGTACATCACCTGGAGGGAATACTGAGTACAAGAAAGAACTACAGTGCTCGCACTTTATGAATCAGAATGAAAACCCTTTCTATCGTCTGTTGTCTTTGGTATGGTAAGTGTCTtcttcaaatgtataaataacagttctttatatatattattattatttattatttatatatattatcatattaatattattatatttcgATATTCAGTGATGCTTCTGCTCTTGTCAATTTTAGCCGCTGTATGGACAGAAGGCACCATCATAAAAATTGAGGAAATTGAGCAGAGAGAAGTCTTGTTCCGGTGTTCACACAGCTTTGCCCAGAGCAACGATAAATACTTATGCAAGGATCCATGTACACAGAGTACAGATAAACTGGTCACTGTGAAAGCCGGTGGAAGAGCAGTGTCAGAGAGAATAACTCTAGTGGACTCGGGGAATGGAGTTTTCACTGTGATCTTCAGTCAACTCCAGATGTCAGACTCGGGGAGATACTGGTGTGCAGTGGAGAGGATTGGTTGGGATACATACACTGAGGTAAACCTGATAGTAAATAAAGGTAAGTGCATTATCTCATACTGTTACTGTTAATATTGTACTGTCTAAATGTATTTAGCccaatactgtactgtataattTTGTActtgtatttacattttctaataCTCAATACTTCTACTCCATTTATATAACAGTTGGGGTTACCTTTTAACCTCTTCAATCCTATCATGAACCTTTGGGGGCTCTTAAAGTTGATAGAAAGGTTTTGGACCATAAGACTAAACTACCAAAGAGTAGTTATAACTAACTACACATCCCCCAGCTCCATCAATAAAATGCCTCTTATATATTAATGCATCATATTAACAGTTTAATaatgttatatataataataaatcacaGGCTACCACTCTTCCCCATGCAGACCTTGCAACTGAGACACCAAATCGTTCTACCACATGGGCATATCAGAGTATTTCCAGCTCAACACAACCAACACCTGAAACAAACACCAGTAGCCCTACAAACCTCTCAGCAAGTAGGAAGAAATTCTACATTTTAATCCATAGAAATATAAGATATATCAGAATGCTAAACTTACAGAAAGTAAATTTTCAACCTGCTTTACAGCTTCAAACTACACGAATGGAGGCgaaaaaaacatcagcacaaGTGAGTTTTCATCTGATCATTTGGTTATCTGGTGACTGACAAATATTGTGGATATGTAACACTATAAAACCTTCTTTCTTATCTTGGTCAGATAATGTTTTGCACGCTACTGCTGGGACTGTTGCCATCGTCACTATCTTGGTGCTGTTAGTGTGCTTCAGGAAATGCAGAGCTGCCTCAAACCCTCAAGAACAAGTCTGCACAGACGTTGTCACTGCCGATGAACGAGAGGTAAACTAGACGTCTGCATGTCAGGGTGTCTCTTAACAGCACaacaatttattttcttgtggTGTCACAGCACAAAAACCCATCCTACAGAAACACGACAAATATCTTGACAGAAAACTGAAGTAGGCTCATGACGGTCAAGTTTCTTTTCCTGGTTTCTGAGGTCAACATATGAAGAGGGATTTTCCAAAAGACAACTAAAATACTTGAATTTATATCGTTTTTACAGTACAAAGTACTACTGTCAGTGATACAGGAGTACTGCATTTTCATGTTCGGCATTAGATATTTGTCAAATATAAATTAAGCACCATGAGACAAGCATTGTGTTGAGTGGAATTCCAGTTTTCCtaaaaatttaagccaaatagCTTCAGAAAATCATTAACCTGTAAAATAATGTGCTGCCTTTctaaatatccatccatccattatctgtacccccttattccttaaccagggtcccagggatctgctggagcctatcccagctctctctgggtgaaaggcaggggtccaccctggacaggtcaccagtccatcacagggctacatagagacaaacaacctcacacactcacactcactcctatgggcaatttagagtcaccaatcaacctgacatacatgtttttggactgtgggaggaaaccagagtacctggagaaaacccacacaagcacagggagaacatgcaaactccacacagaaaggcccctgctcggtttcaaaccaggaccttctcgctgtgaggcaatagtgctaaccactcaaccaccgtgctgccccttttctaaatatttcattatgaTTGTAATATTATCTGCTACAGCTTAAAGAATGACATATTTAGAAGTGAAAACACCCTACATGCCATCTGTATGTCTTACAGTGTAGATTTAACACACAATTAAATTTAGCATCATAAAACGTCAAACACACGAGCAGCTGCTGATTATTTACTTCTTTTCCATCTCAACAGGTGGAGTCTAGTGACATCGATCAGGCAGTACAGTCAATAACAATATTACCTGAAAGCACAAGATGGGAACCACCAAGTGAACCACTTCATATCTATGAAAACATTTGCTGCACTGCAGGTTCAACATGTGCAACTGCAAACGTCCAAAAGAATGATGCTACCAGCTCAGGGATCCACAACAAGCCTTTACCACCTGTGCCATCTGAAAGAACAGGTGGTAGCTCTGCCACGAAACACACACTTAAACCTACAGCAGTGAGAAATGTGACAAGCAAACATACAGACAGCTGTACAAATGCTTCATCAGCTCGTCACTCCAGATCAAGCCGTGATTGCACTCGATCAAG
This genomic window from Mastacembelus armatus chromosome 1, fMasArm1.2, whole genome shotgun sequence contains:
- the LOC113127736 gene encoding CMRF35-like molecule 1, which translates into the protein MKTLSIVCCLWYAAVWTEGTIIKIEEIEQREVLFRCSHSFAQSNDKYLCKDPCTQSTDKLVTVKAGGRAVSERITLVDSGNGVFTVIFSQLQMSDSGRYWCAVERIGWDTYTEVNLIVNKDLATETPNRSTTWAYQSISSSTQPTPETNTSSPTNLSATSNYTNGGEKNISTNNVLHATAGTVAIVTILVLLVCFRKCRAASNPQEQVCTDVVTADEREVESSDIDQAVQSITILPESTRWEPPSEPLHIYENICCTAGSTCATANVQKNDATSSGIHNKPLPPVPSERTGGSSATKHTLKPTAVRNVTSKHTDSCTNASSARHSRSSRDCTRSRRKSFWFGLDLSGTI